The Microplitis mediator isolate UGA2020A chromosome 8, iyMicMedi2.1, whole genome shotgun sequence genome has a window encoding:
- the LOC130672873 gene encoding uncharacterized protein LOC130672873: protein MKWIQKIIWWLIAVNSLDIIYFSNASIPAQVSEQLKFLLKSCFADRLNPVIISEDLTDIAYTETTDSSNDVAFFETDYPIIVIDDNFRAKNIDPYYNPRYPTYVLSVKSVKKLETTLRELASLSTWNVNSHFFIVRHNHNDCDKDGEKVLKVLWKMDLLSSFYVCLEPNDNEAIPSNVIADTRTMLYTFNPFSNYAPLPWQEIHRVKQPIDDNRSEQDQDKRWTLYKQPYLNDTKLCPSLTFDKTKHLNAYPIKAVSAAKPSTNWTPNHPVNFKELRKTLSYPHLKFFETLFSSLNVTPIINYGIKGRYVNNTPVGLLKTIINGTHDVCFNLQYITNDGYKLIDIINPGPENDLFIIIKKNGTLMPVEKNRNFKNYKLVLIALIVLLISYIIIIVNNINNNFIDDDDDNNDPAYGNSFLDIIGFIISGGISARLTSYSMRLMFVTMTIFVFIICPELQGEIISLSTTIDHNYPASIKDLFYLDYNVYINSVLKDTVIEMKSELNTDVKRLHAPLHSVECYEQILKDDTTACVYKNKRQIDMASEHNFHLSRTFEISKYVFFWSRKNFPLKNKIDQMALRMQESGLFDYWEKQNVYYPFCKLKAKEATEPSAEYDAVDFEHLKQAYVFLAAAMGLSVVIFIIEIMAGKIRNSRRRNLIRERQRKLKIRLEQMRRENVNNRFLEDKVRIVNRRVVILP, encoded by the exons ATGAAGtggattcaaaaaataatatggtGGTTAATTGCAGTAAATTCAttagatataatttatttctcaaATGCATCGATACCGGCTCAAGTTTCCGAACAATTG aaatttttattgaaatcatGTTTCGCTGACCGGTTGAATCCGGTAATCATCAGTGAAGATTTGACTGATATTGCATACACTGAGACAACTGACTCGAGCAACGACGTAGCTTTTTTTGAAACGGACTATCCCATTATCGTGATCGATGATAATTTTCGAGCTAAAAATATCGACCCGTATTACAACCCAAGATATCCTACGTACGTTTTATCGGTTAAATCTGTCAAGAAACTCGAAACAACTCTCCGAGAATTAGCGTCTTTGTCCACCTGGAATGTCAACTCGCATTTTTTCATCGTCCGACACAATCATAACGATTGCGATAAAGATGGAGAAAAAGTGCTAAAAGTTCTTTGGAAAATGGATTTGCTGTCCTCGTTCTACGTTTGTCTTGAGCCTAATGATAATGAAGCAATACCGAGTAATGTAATTGCTGACACGCGAACAAtgttatatacttttaatccCTTTTCGAACTACGCGCCCTTGCCCTGGCAGGAAATCCATCGTGTTAAGCAACCGATCGATGACAACAGATCCGAACAAGATCAAGATAAACGTTGGACTCTCTATAAACAACCATATTTAAACG atACGAAATTATGCCCTAGCTTGACTTTTGACAAAACGAAGCATCTCAACGCCTACCCCATAAAAGCCGTTTCAGCTGCAAAACCAAGTACAAATTGGACTCCAAACCACCCAGTAAATTTCAAAGAATTACGAAAAACGTTGTCATATCcacatttaaagttttttgaaaccTTATTCTCTTCTCTTAATGTCACtccgataattaattatggtATCAAAGGTCGATATGTTAACAATACGCCAGTTGGTCTCCTAAAAACGATTATAAACGGTACTCACGACGTTTGCTTCAATTTACAGTATATTACTAATGACGGTTATAAATTGATAGATATTATCAATCCGGGCCCTGAGAATGATCtcttcataataattaaaaaaaatggcacTCTAATGCCTGTTGAGAAAaaccgtaattttaaaaactataaactTGTTCTTATTGCGCTAAtcgttttattaatatcatatattataataattgtgaataatattaacaataatttcatCGATGACGATGACGATAATAATGACCCTGCGTACGGTAACAGTTTTTTGGACATAATTGGATTTATCATAAGTGGTGGAATATCGGCGCGACTCACTTCATATTCGATGCGTTTAATGTTTGTGACAATgactatttttgtttttataatttgcccTGAATTACAAGGggaaataatttcattatcgACAACAATAGACCATAATTATCCCGCGAGTATCAAAGATTTGTTTTACTTAGATTACAACGTTTATATCAATTCTGTGTTGAAAGATACCGTTATCGAAATGAAATCAGAATTGAATACTGACGTTAAACGTTTACATGCTCCATTACATTCCGTTGAATGTTATGAGCAAATTTTGAAAGACGATACAACAGCTtgtgtatataaaaataaacgacaGATAGATATGGCGTCTGAACATAATTTCCATTTATCTCGGACATTCGAGATTtctaaatatgtttttttttggtccagaaaaaattttcccctgaaaaataaaattgaccaAATGGCACTGAGAATGCAAGAATCGGGTTTATTTGACTATTGGGAGAAGCAAAATGTATATTATCCGTTCTGTAAATTAAAAGCGAAAGAAGCTACTGAACCATCCGCTGAGTATGATGCAGTTGATTTCGAACATCTAAAACAGGCTTACGTTTTTCTGGCGGCAGCAATGGGGCTGTcggttgttatttttatcattgaaataatGGCCGGTAAAATAAGGAACTCGCGACGCCGAAACCTGATTCGTGAAAGACAACGCAAATTGAAAATTCGACTCGAACAAATGAGAAgagaaaatgtaaataatcgGTTTTTAGAAGACAAAGTTCGTATAGTTAATAGACGTGTGGTCATTCTACCTTAG
- the LOC130672832 gene encoding ATP-binding cassette sub-family C member 4-like, which translates to MDATKATVNPNPREKANIFSVLFWTWTLKLFRTGYSKILSPDDLFDPLKNDRSSVLGDRLEKQWNSELESAKKSKRRPNFLKTIFRCFSKEYFMYGILHTFNEFILRLGTPLLLGRLLRYFRETGGVEYNDALMYAGGICLAIGINAVTLNQSIFGAFHLGGKIRIAVCSVVYRKALRLSTTALGETAPGKIVNLVANDVNRFDLVSVFLHHMWSAPLTTLIIGYFLYTEAGYAGILGIGAVFIVVPIQSYTGKLSSKFRLQTAIKTDERVRLMDEIISGVQVIKMYAWEKPFCAMIALARKLELKVVQKNSWIRGIFMTFNLFTTRVAIYCTLVGMLFFGQQLAAEKAFVFSSLFNILSHTMSAMFVRGIAEIAECVVAVRRLQYFLMYDEVENVNRTVYAGRLSVDNVNIKISNKLSSSTKSDLPYIDDESNDLSYDSDLNDTKSLKNNGPASVALDVAKNIASLTASHHYNNSKISSWAVKLTNVTTKWEISSQENTLQDVNFKLERGKLYAIIGSVGSGKSSLISAILGELPLIQGNVELKGGLSYAAQEAWVFGSSVRQNIIFGQPYDRQRYQKVVKACALLSDFKQFPQGDQTIVGERGSSLSGGQKARINLARAVYRHVDIYILDDPLSAVDTHVGKHLFEECIQYYLAGKTRILATHQLQYIKSVDGILLMEHGTVRMFGNYVDLLAACPEYGTLLASDTMSENDDSLSSAEKTTMRRQWSSTSNRSRTPDPSGGDTDVEDDDEENAVMSNIEGTSRGVIKGSIFVKYFTSGTNLCFIIIVGILFILTQFVASLNDYFVPILVNEEEKRYAANFAGHKNNISDKSNATFDYSYDITPAYPYIYIYTGLVLSVFAIGITRSLLFYILCVRASQKLHDRSFEALIRTSMRFFDTNPSGRILNRFSKDMGAIDELLPKALLDAGQIIMMMVGSLVIICVVDPIFLVPLIIIAFIFYWIRKVYLKTSKNVKRLEGMMRSPVFTHLNATLNGLSTIRAYGAQSILKAEFDNFQDSHSSSWYMFIATSTAFGFSLDVFCFIFTAIVTFSFVLVDTGISGAEVGLAITTVMSMTGMIQWGMRQSAEVTNQLMSVERVLEYTLLPPEDNVFDDKQMTKKLKPKKKKGVNGKEEMKSVSHPPASWPPEGCIKFHHVYMRYAEEDPPVLKDLNIVIRAKEKVGVVGRTGAGKSSLISALFRLARVEGVVEIDGIDTGSIYLEDLRRIISIIPQDPVLFSGTLRKNLDPFGEYTDDALWSALEEVELKDSFAMVNGLDSRVFDRGTNFSAGQRQLVCLARAILRNNKILMLDEATANVDPHTDGLIQRTIRTKFAECTVLTVAHRLNTIMDSDKVLVMEKGRMVEFDHPYVLLKNDHGHFTSLVKQTGRAMTDQLTRVAKQAYNNKLKR; encoded by the exons ATGGATGCTACCAAAGCAACAGTTAATCCAAATCCACGTGAAAAAGCaaacattttttcagttttattttggACATGGACATTAAAACTATTCAGAACTGGATATTCGAAGATTTTAAGTCCCGATGATCTGTTCGATCCGCTCAAGAACGATCGATCGAGTGTTCTTGGAGATCGATTAGAAAA aCAATGGAATTCCGAATTAGAAAGTGCAAAGAAATCCAAACGCCgtccgaattttttgaaaactattTTTCGATGTTTTTCAAAGGAGTATTTTATGTACGGAATATTGCATACCTTCAATGAATTTATtcttcg tCTAGGAACCCCACTACTTTTAGGAAGACTCTTACGTTACTTTAGAGAAACTGGAGGGGTTGAATACAATGACGCATTGATGTATGCTGGTGGAATTTGTCTAGCTATTGGAATTAATGCTGTTACCttaaatcaatcaattttCGGAGCATTTCATCTTGGTGGTAAAATACGTATTGCCGTGTGTTCAGTTGTTTATCGTAAG gcatTGCGCTTAAGTACAACAGCACTAGGCGAAACAGCACCAggaaaaatagttaatttagTAGCGAATGATGTAAATCGATTCGATCTTGTGTCAGTTTTCCTTCATCACATGTGGTCCGCACCACTCACGACACTAATAATCGGTTATTTTCTATATACCGAAGCTGGGTACGCCGGTATATTAGGTATTGGCGCAGTATTTATTGTCGTGCCAATTCAGTCATATACCGGTAAATTATCATCAAAGTTTCGTTTACAAACGGCGATTAAAACTGACGAACGTGTGCGTTTAATGGACGAAATAATATCCGGTGTACAGGTTATCAAAATGTACGCATGGGAAAAACCATTTTGTGCAATGATAGCATTGGCGCGCAAACTAGAACTAAAAGTTGTACAGAAAAATTCATGGATACGCGGTATTTTTatgacatttaatttatttacgacTCGTGTTGCTATTTATTGTACACTTGTCggtatgttattttttggcCAACAATTAGCGGCTGAAAAAGCATTCGTATTTTCATCATTGTTCAATATCCTGTCGCATACAATGTCAGCGATGTTTGTTCGAGGCATTGCCGAAATAGCCGAATGTGTTGTAGCTGTACGTAgattacaatattttctaaTGTACGATGAAGTTGAAAATGTCAATCGGACTGTTTACGCAGGAAGATTATCAGTAgataatgttaatattaagattagtaataaattatcatcatcGACAAAGTCTGACTTACCTTACATTGATGATGAAAGCAATGATCTGTCTTATGATTCAGATCTTAATGATACTAAATCGTTGAAAAATAATGGACCAGCCAGCGTTGCACTAGACGTTGCTAAAAATATAGCATCACTTACAGCAAGTCATCATTACAACAATAGTAAAATAAGTTCATGGGCCGTTAAGCTCACAAATGTAACAACTAAATGGGAAATAAGTAGCCAAGAAAATACATTGCAAGacgttaatttcaaattagaaCGTGGCAAACTTTATGCAATCATTGGGTCAGTAGGCTCGGGTAAAAGTTCATTGATATCAGCAATACTGGGCGAATTACCACTGATCCAAGGAAACGTTGAATTGAAAGGGGGGTTAAGTTACGCGGCTCAAGAAGCCTGGGTATTTGGTTCGTCTGTACGtcagaatattatttttggacAACCTTATGACCGGCAGCGTTATCAAAAAGTCGTGAAGGCTTGTGCGTTACTGAGTGATTTCAAACAATTTCCACAAGGTGACCAGACGATCGTTGGTGAACGTGGTAGCTCATTGTCAGGAGGGCAGAAAGCGCGAATAAATTTAGCCCGCGCTGTGTATCGGCATGTAGATATTTATATTCTTGACGATCCATTGAGTGCAGTGGATACCCACGTGGGCAAACATTTATTCGAAGAGTGTATTCAGTATTACTTAGCTGGTAAAACGCGTATATTAGCAACTCATcagttacaatatataaagaGCGTTGACGGTATTCTACTAATGGAACACGGAACCGTCCGTATGTTTGGTAATTACGTTGATTTGTTAGCAGCATGTCCGGAGTACGGAACCCTACTGGCATCTGACACTATGAGTGAAAATGATGATTCCTTATCGTCCGCGGAAAAAACAACAATGCGACGCCAATGGTCGAGTACAAGTAATCGCAGTCGGACACCAGATCCATCTGGCGGTGACACTGACGTCGAAGATGATGACGAAGAAAACGCTGTTATGAGTAATATTGAAGGTACATCCCGCGGTGTTATCAAAGGCTcgatatttgttaaatattttacatcaggcactaatttatgttttataataattgttggtatattatttatattaacgcAATTCGTTGCTAGTCTTAATGATTATTTTGTACCGATACTTGTTAACGAGGAAGAAAAACGTTATGCTGCTAATTTTGCTGGACATAAAAACAATATTAGTGATAAAAGTAATGCGACATTTGATTATAGTTATGATATAACTCCAGCTTatccttatatttatatttatacaggTCTTGTATTATCAGTATTTGCAATCGGTATAACAAGATCACTGTTATTTTACATATTATGCGTTAGAGCGAGTCAAAAATTACACGATCGTTCATTTGAAGCCTTGATTAGAACGAGTATGCGTTTTTTTGACACTAATCCAAGTGGTAGAATATTGAATCGTTTTTCAAAAGATATGGGTGCTATCGATGAATTATTACCGAAAGCGTTACTTGATGCCGGGCAAATCATAATGATGATGGTTGGGTCATTAGTGATAATATGTGTCGTTGATCCGATCTTTTTAGTGCCgcttattattattgcatttatattttattggatAAGAAAAGTTTATTTGAAAACAAGTAAAAATGTAAAGCGCCTTGAAGGTATGATGAGATCTCCAGTATTCACACATTTGAATGCAACACTCAATGGTTTATCAACAATACGCGCTTATGGCGCCCAAAGTATATTGAAAGCTGagtttgataattttcaagacTCACACAGTTCTTCTTGGTACATGTTCATTGCAACAAGTACAGCATTTGGGTTTTCACTAGATGTATTTTGTTTCATATTTACGGCAATCGTTACTTTTAGTTTTGTCTTAGTTGACACCGGCATATCTGGCGCTGAAGTCGGCTTGGCAATAACGACAGTCATGTCGATGACCGGGATGATACAATGGGGAATGCGTCAGAGTGCTGAAGTTACTAATCAGTTGATGTCggttgaacgtgtacttgaaTATACACTATTGCCCCCAGAAGACAACGTCTTTGATGATAAACAAatgacgaaaaagttgaagcCAAAGAAGAAGAAAGGAGTTAATGGTAAAGAAGAAATGAAAAGTGTGAGCCATCCGCCGGCGTCTTGGCCCCCTGAGGGATGCATtaaatttcatcatgtttacaTGCGTTATGCAGAAGAAGATCCACCGGTTCTCAAGGATTTGAATATCGTCATCAGAGCTAAAGAAAAAGTGGGCGTCGTTGGTAGAACAGGTGCTGGTAAATCGTCACTTATTTCAGCGCTGTTTAGATTGGCTAGAGTTGAAGGTGTAGTTGAAATTGATGGCATTGACACAGGTTCTATTTACCTTGAAGATTTACGTCGTATTATATCAATAATACCACAAGATCCGGTGCTATTTTCTGGAACATTGCGTAAAAATTTAGATCCATTTGGCGAATATACAGATGACGCATTATGGTCGGCATTGGAAGAAGTCGAGTTGAAGGATTCCTTTGCGATGGTCAATGGATTAGACTCACGTGTTTTTGATCGCGGCACTAATTTTAGTGCTGGTCAACGACAATTAGTTTGTCTAGCACGTGCTATTTTACGtaacaataaaattcttatGCTGGATGAAGCTACGGCGAATGTTGATCCGCATACTGATGGTCTTATTCAACGTACGATTAGAACTAAATTTGCCGAATGCACTGTATTGACAGTCGCACATCGGCTCAATACTATTATGGACAGTGATAAAGTTTTGGTTATGGAAAAAGGACGCATGGTTGAATTTGATCATCCATACGTCCTATTGAAAAACGACCACGGTCATTTTACGTCATTGGTTAAACAAACAGGACGTGCGATGACTGATCAGTTGACACGTGTTGCGAAACAAGCGTacaataataaacttaaaagatga
- the LOC130673207 gene encoding serine/threonine-protein kinase polo, which translates to MSKDEKESIIPDVIYDETGGKSYLKGRFFGKGGFAKCYEIRESKSQNVYAGKIVSKSMMTKSNHREKMTQEIQIHKSLNHKNVVGFYGFFDDCYNVYIILELCRKRSMMELHKRRKALTECETRYFMKQILDGVYYLHKNKIIHRDLKLGNLFLNDELQVKIGDFGLATKLSHDGERKKTLCGTPNYIAPEILTKAGHSYEVDVWSIGCIMYTLLVGKPPFETSSLRETYARIKTVNYKTPSNISSTAVSMITNTLQGNPTKRPSVMKLLKDPFFTSGYMPRSLPLSCLTMAPRLDTLESHNRKPLSEMNRNEEDEKAVFRIPTSPAPRVGTKTPESQTDAQKSGRNIKRMLITLKEQVTAVLAAKPGRTDASLAVENTDPSAQPLVWVSKWVDYSDKYGFGYQLCDDGVGVMYNDGTRLIMLANKFNIHYISRDLTETYYTVKDYPESLEKKMKLMTFFLQYMNEHLMKAGGSVAVKNDAMSRVPYMHQWFRTQTAVVMQLNNGTVQINFLDHSKIIMCPLMAAVTYIDQEKNFRTYRFETIQSNGCSAGLARNLEYALEKLDLMIANSRQN; encoded by the exons atGTCTAAAGATGAAAAAGAGTCTATTATTCCTGATGTTATTTACGATGAGACTGGGGGCAAAAGTTACCTCAAGGGCCGCTTCTTTGGAAAA ggTGGATTTGCTAAATGCTACGAGATACGTGAATCTAAATCACAAAATGTATATGCTGGTAAAATAGTATCAAAGTCAATGATGACTAAAAGTAATCATCGTGAAAAAATGACACaggaaattcaaattcacaAAAGTTTAAATCACAAAAATGTTGTTggtttttatggtttttttgaTGATTGTTATAACGTCTATATTATATTAGAATTATGTCGTAAGAga tcaatgaTGGAATTACACAAACGTAGAAAAGCTCTAACAGAATGTGAAACTCGTTATTTTATGAAACAAATATTAGACggtgtttattatttacataaaaataaaataattcatcgtgatttaaaattaggtaatttatttttaaatgatgaaTTACAAGTTAAAATTGGTGATTTTGGATTGGCAACAAAATTATCACATGATGGTGAGCGTAAGAAAACACTATGCGGTACTCCAAATTATATAGCACCTGAAATATTAACAAAAGCCGGTCACTCATATGAAGTTGATGTCTGGAGTATCGGCTGTATCATGTACACGCTGTTGGTTGGTAAGCCGCCATTTGAAACCTCAAGTCTTCGTGAAACTTATGCCCGTATTAAGACAGTTAATTACAAAACCCCATCAAATATCAGCAGCACCGCTGTTTCGATGATAACGAACACACTGCAGGGCAATCCAACCAAAAGACCCAGTGTTATGAAGCTACTCAAGGATCCATTTTTCACATCCGGATACATGCCGCGAAGTCTTCCATTGTCATGTCTAACAATGGCGCCACGTCTTGACACTCTCGAGTCACATAATCGCAAACCTCTGTCTGAAATGAATCGAAACGAAGAGGATGAAAAAGCAGTATTTCGCATACCAACAAGTCCAGCACCACGTGTTGGAACTAAAACACCTGAATCCCAAACAGATGCCCAGAAATCTGGTCGTAATATCAAGCGTATGCTGATAACATTGAAGGAACAAGTCACTGCAGTCCTGGCTGCTAAACCAGGTCGTACTGACGCCTCATTGGCTGTGGAAAATACTGATCCTTCAGCTCAACCTCTGGTTTGGGTTAGCAAGTGGGTTGATTATTCAGATAAATATGGATTTGGGTATCAGTTGTGTGATGATGGAGTCGGTGTCATGTACAATGATGGAACAAGACTTATTATGTTAGctaacaaatttaatattcattacaTCAGTCGTGATCTCACTGAGACTTATTATACTGTAAAAGATTATCCGGAatcgttggaaaaaaaaatgaaattaatgacattttttttgcaatatatGAATGAGCATCTTATGAAAGCTGGCGGCTCGGTTGCTGTTAAAAATGACGCCATGTCACGTGTACCGTATATGCATCAATGGTTCCGCACACAAACTGCGGTTGTTATGCAGTTAAATAATGGAACTGTTCag attaaTTTCCTGGATcactcaaaaataataatgtgtCCATTGATGGCTGCTGTTACTTACATTGatcaagagaaaaatttccgTACGTACCGTTTTGAAACAATACAATCAAATGGATGTAGCGCTGGACTTGCACGCAATTTGGAATATGCACTCGAAAAGCTTGACCTTATGATTGCAAACTCGCGacaaaattaa